In Arthrobacter citreus, a single genomic region encodes these proteins:
- a CDS encoding carbohydrate ABC transporter permease gives MKRWSQWSWKRKCFYTLNIIFLLLLVITMLVPLLNTLTVSLSSNIESMKPGIKLWPTEISLVGYETIWRKLELWRPFYNNIIVTVFGTVIHVFLSAMAGYVLVQKELPGKKLMMTFIMFTMMIPSEAIMIPLYVINKDFGLLNTLTSLVVNGLISGFSVLLMRNYFLGISHEMAESARMDGAGDFRIFTKIYLPLAKPGLATITLFEFVSRWNHFTSALLYINDDKKYTLQLALRSLIISSDSTSSSDFITANVRMAGIVIAIIPLLVIYPFVQKYFVKGLMLGSGKE, from the coding sequence ATGAAACGTTGGAGTCAATGGAGTTGGAAGCGCAAATGCTTTTATACACTCAATATAATATTTTTGTTGCTTTTAGTCATTACAATGCTTGTACCATTATTAAATACACTGACTGTCTCATTATCTTCAAATATCGAGTCAATGAAACCTGGTATTAAACTTTGGCCAACTGAAATCTCATTAGTTGGATATGAAACAATTTGGAGAAAACTCGAACTTTGGAGACCGTTTTATAACAATATCATTGTTACTGTATTTGGTACCGTAATTCACGTATTTTTGTCAGCGATGGCTGGTTATGTATTAGTCCAAAAGGAATTGCCTGGAAAAAAACTGATGATGACATTCATCATGTTCACAATGATGATTCCAAGTGAGGCAATTATGATTCCTTTATATGTAATCAATAAGGACTTTGGATTATTAAATACCCTTACATCACTTGTAGTTAATGGATTAATATCTGGGTTCAGTGTGCTACTCATGCGAAATTACTTTTTAGGGATTTCTCATGAAATGGCTGAGTCAGCAAGAATGGATGGAGCAGGAGATTTTAGAATTTTCACTAAGATTTACTTACCTTTAGCAAAACCAGGACTTGCAACAATAACGTTATTTGAATTTGTAAGCAGATGGAACCATTTTACGTCTGCATTGCTATACATCAATGATGATAAAAAATACACATTACAACTTGCTTTACGTTCGCTTATTATTTCATCGGATTCAACTTCAAGCAGTGATTTTATTACAGCAAATGTCCGGATGGCTGGGATTGTTATCGCAATCATTCCATTACTAGTAATCTATCCTTTTGTACAAAAATATTTCGTAAAAGGTTTGATGCTGGGTTCAGGTAAAGAATAG
- a CDS encoding PHP domain-containing protein, producing MEIVQEGIASSVIDLGVRDSKRVRGWSGGARTEFFIHQEKATPGYLHGELTEGEWAVILGAYKVSKLGCTVKLTIEYTEEEHRWLKGDLHTHSVHSDGKYTLREKADIATKAGLDFVALTDHNVVSQNESYPRDVSTLFIPGMELTTNWGHLNLLGVADPVCDFRVQNMEELHIRLKEARENGAHISLNHPYCRNTGWRLDWNFDYDWVEVWNGPWREENEDALTWWQEQLISGKRLVAVGGSDVHRPDPYVVHGMPTTWVYSKSLTSNEILKAIDKGHVVLSYSPEGPFISLTCGNYMTGDVCQEQNQPVLISVKGTKHSDVVKVISNDGIELEVMVEDHKGQFDLTIDKGERTFYRVEVWRYFPEVNSRLLAALSNPIYFSS from the coding sequence ATGGAAATTGTCCAAGAAGGAATAGCATCAAGCGTGATTGATTTAGGTGTAAGAGATTCAAAAAGAGTACGAGGCTGGAGTGGAGGTGCTCGTACTGAGTTTTTCATTCACCAAGAAAAGGCTACACCTGGTTATTTGCATGGAGAATTAACAGAAGGTGAGTGGGCAGTTATTCTTGGAGCCTATAAAGTATCTAAATTAGGATGTACAGTGAAATTGACAATTGAATACACAGAAGAAGAACATCGCTGGTTAAAGGGTGATTTACATACTCATAGTGTACATAGTGACGGAAAATACACACTAAGAGAGAAAGCTGACATTGCTACAAAAGCTGGACTTGATTTTGTCGCATTAACTGACCACAATGTCGTCAGTCAAAATGAATCCTATCCGCGTGATGTTTCTACTTTGTTTATTCCGGGAATGGAATTAACTACAAACTGGGGTCATTTAAACCTTCTTGGCGTAGCAGATCCTGTTTGCGATTTTAGAGTGCAGAACATGGAAGAACTGCATATCCGATTAAAAGAAGCCCGCGAAAATGGTGCTCATATTTCATTGAATCATCCGTATTGCCGTAATACTGGCTGGAGATTGGACTGGAATTTTGATTATGATTGGGTAGAAGTATGGAATGGACCATGGAGAGAAGAGAACGAGGACGCACTTACTTGGTGGCAAGAACAGTTGATATCAGGTAAACGACTGGTGGCTGTCGGAGGTAGTGATGTACATCGTCCTGATCCATATGTAGTTCACGGTATGCCGACTACATGGGTGTATAGTAAATCTTTAACAAGTAACGAAATCTTAAAGGCTATTGATAAAGGACATGTTGTTTTAAGTTATTCACCAGAGGGTCCGTTTATCAGTTTAACATGTGGAAATTACATGACTGGTGATGTATGCCAAGAACAAAACCAACCCGTACTTATTAGCGTGAAGGGTACAAAACATAGCGATGTGGTAAAAGTAATTTCTAATGATGGAATTGAATTGGAAGTAATGGTAGAGGATCATAAAGGTCAATTCGACTTAACAATAGATAAAGGCGAAAGAACTTTTTATCGTGTGGAAGTTTGGCGTTATTTTCCAGAAGTTAATTCCAGACTGTTAGCTGCTTTAAGTAATCCGATTTATTTTTCTTCATAA
- a CDS encoding glycerophosphodiester phosphodiesterase encodes MVSIFQGKKMSYIGAHRGASAYCPDNTMYSFKKGLELKADMLELDVQLTKDGEAIVFHDFLLNKKTNGQGFVHEYTLAEIQRLDAGSRFSDEFVGAKIPTFEEVIDWAKDKIWLNIELKQMEHLHEPLAKKIVQLVENYRMEDQVQMMSFNHASLVEVRSYSRKILTNVISASRLVNPVKYLRSIEAQVLNAPIFQLSPSLVDELHQHGFYVHGSMSDDIYVWKRILEWGIDAMDTNIPDVMIAKRDQFLEKRGK; translated from the coding sequence ATGGTTAGTATTTTTCAAGGTAAAAAAATGAGTTATATTGGTGCACATCGCGGTGCGTCAGCATATTGTCCTGATAATACAATGTACTCCTTTAAAAAGGGCTTAGAACTTAAAGCAGATATGCTGGAACTTGATGTCCAATTAACAAAAGATGGAGAGGCGATCGTTTTTCATGACTTTCTATTAAATAAGAAAACAAATGGGCAAGGTTTTGTTCATGAGTATACATTAGCGGAAATCCAAAGACTAGACGCTGGATCCAGGTTCTCTGATGAATTTGTCGGTGCAAAAATACCTACTTTTGAAGAAGTAATTGATTGGGCTAAAGATAAAATTTGGTTGAATATTGAGTTGAAACAAATGGAGCATTTACATGAACCACTTGCAAAAAAAATCGTTCAGCTAGTTGAAAATTACCGTATGGAAGACCAAGTGCAAATGATGTCCTTTAATCACGCATCTTTAGTGGAAGTGAGGTCCTATAGTCGAAAGATATTGACGAATGTAATTAGTGCATCAAGATTAGTAAACCCTGTGAAATATTTGCGTTCAATCGAGGCGCAGGTGCTGAATGCCCCCATTTTTCAACTTTCTCCTAGTTTAGTAGACGAATTGCATCAACATGGATTCTATGTACATGGTAGTATGAGTGACGACATTTATGTATGGAAAAGAATTCTAGAGTGGGGAATTGATGCAATGGACACAAATATTCCTGACGTCATGATTGCAAAGCGAGATCAATTTTTAGAAAAGAGGGGGAAATGA
- a CDS encoding sugar ABC transporter permease: MKKYKRYTWLYVMMIPIFLYFLLFAYYPLVRGLIISFQDFRIIGDRPFIGFQNYITVLNDPVFWRVLVNTIVIGGGILVIGFIFPIIVAISLNEVIRVSFKKFTQMVIYIPHLFSWVVVGGIWIYLLSPDGGLVNELIKVFGGKPIHFFTLDEYAKPLMIISAIWKDMGYTCILYLAAIVGISPSLYEAARMDGASRWDEIKNIMIPQLFSTMKVVFLLNLLGALRIFDQIIVMGNPSIARKVDVLMTYTYEKGLLEFKMGVATAASMLVIVATLILTIVVRKLIRFDEEV, encoded by the coding sequence TTGAAGAAGTATAAACGATACACATGGCTTTATGTAATGATGATCCCTATTTTTCTCTATTTTCTACTTTTTGCCTATTATCCATTAGTACGTGGACTAATTATAAGTTTCCAAGATTTTAGAATAATTGGTGATCGTCCCTTTATTGGATTTCAAAATTATATCACTGTACTAAATGATCCGGTCTTTTGGCGTGTTTTAGTCAATACAATTGTCATTGGCGGAGGTATTCTAGTAATCGGGTTTATCTTTCCAATTATTGTAGCAATCTCCCTAAATGAGGTTATTCGAGTCAGTTTTAAAAAATTCACTCAAATGGTTATTTATATTCCTCATTTATTTTCATGGGTAGTCGTAGGTGGAATTTGGATTTATCTATTATCACCTGATGGAGGACTTGTAAATGAGTTAATTAAAGTGTTTGGTGGTAAACCGATTCACTTTTTTACATTGGATGAATATGCAAAACCACTAATGATCATTTCAGCAATCTGGAAAGATATGGGCTACACTTGTATCCTTTACTTAGCGGCTATTGTTGGAATCAGTCCATCTTTATATGAAGCGGCTAGAATGGATGGTGCATCACGCTGGGATGAAATAAAAAATATAATGATTCCTCAATTATTTTCAACAATGAAAGTAGTATTTCTTTTAAACCTATTAGGGGCATTAAGAATATTTGATCAGATTATTGTTATGGGTAATCCATCGATTGCTCGAAAAGTAGATGTTCTTATGACGTACACCTATGAGAAAGGTTTACTTGAGTTTAAAATGGGAGTTGCAACAGCAGCTTCGATGTTAGTAATCGTCGCTACGCTAATTCTCACAATTGTTGTAAGAAAATTAATCCGATTTGATGAGGAGGTATAA
- a CDS encoding aldo/keto reductase: protein MKYITLKGLADNKSIEKRCSRLILGTAGFYQLNDREKAFLIMDEYIKAGGNTFDTAHQYINSEVILGEWIESRGNRQEIHIFTKGAHPDDGEPGLRVNPNSINKDILESLDRLKTNYIDFYALHRDDPNVKVGPIIEVLNEHIASGRIHAIGSSNWSHTRIQEANDYAAKYGLIGFTFNSPNLSLAQVNKPRWEGCVSVNEDISKWHKGTQMPLLSWSSQAGGFFSGQFTPENKENKEIVDVYYNEENWERYKRAKKLAEDKGASAIEIALAFVLNQPFPTAAIIGPEKVNELLSSIKGLEIFLTSEDMNFLNLEEIKIGEGK, encoded by the coding sequence ATGAAATATATTACTCTTAAAGGTTTAGCTGATAATAAATCGATTGAAAAACGATGTTCCCGTTTAATTTTAGGAACAGCTGGTTTTTACCAATTAAATGATAGAGAAAAAGCTTTTCTAATAATGGATGAGTATATTAAAGCTGGTGGAAATACGTTTGATACAGCTCATCAATATATTAATAGTGAAGTAATTTTAGGAGAATGGATTGAGTCAAGAGGTAATAGGCAAGAAATTCACATCTTTACAAAAGGAGCTCACCCTGATGATGGGGAGCCGGGACTTCGAGTAAATCCGAACTCAATTAATAAAGATATTTTAGAAAGTTTGGATCGATTGAAAACAAATTATATTGATTTTTATGCACTTCACCGAGATGATCCAAATGTAAAAGTAGGACCAATTATTGAAGTGTTAAATGAACATATTGCATCTGGGAGAATCCATGCAATTGGTTCATCAAACTGGTCTCATACAAGAATTCAAGAAGCAAATGACTATGCGGCAAAATATGGTCTAATTGGCTTTACATTTAATAGTCCAAATCTTAGTTTAGCACAAGTAAATAAACCAAGATGGGAAGGTTGTGTATCTGTAAACGAAGATATTTCTAAATGGCATAAGGGTACTCAAATGCCATTATTATCATGGAGCTCTCAGGCAGGAGGCTTCTTTAGTGGCCAATTCACTCCCGAAAATAAAGAAAATAAGGAAATTGTAGACGTATATTATAACGAGGAGAATTGGGAGCGTTATAAACGTGCGAAGAAACTAGCTGAAGATAAAGGAGCAAGTGCAATTGAAATAGCTCTAGCTTTTGTGCTAAATCAACCATTTCCTACCGCAGCAATCATTGGTCCTGAGAAAGTAAATGAATTGTTATCTTCCATAAAGGGGTTAGAGATTTTCTTAACGAGTGAAGATATGAACTTTTTAAATTTAGAAGAAATAAAAATAGGGGAGGGAAAATAA